TAACCTTCTATTTCTTCTTCAGTAAAAATAGGAGGCCATAATTCAGAAACGGCTAATTCCCAACCGGGAAAAAGTTCTGGTAAAGTTAAAATATCGCCATTATTTAAAATAGTTGGTTCACCTTGATGACGATAAACTGTAACAGTTTCTTCATCAGGATCAATTAAAATTCCCATCACAGCACCTAATTCTACAAAGTTGAGAATTTTAGTAACTAAAGGTTTAATTCTATCACTTTGAGATTTAATTTGTACTACTAAATCTGGCACAAGTTCGCCAAAATAACGGGGACTTTGACGCAGACGTGCAGCCCGAACAAAAGAAACATCTGGTGCGGTGAGGTTGCTATCAGGTAAAATAAAACCACCAGCAGAATCAAATACTCTTCCTAAACGACGCGGATTTACCCAAGCAAAGAGGAAAGCAATTAAACGACTACTAATTTCACTAGATACAATATCCGATGGACCCACGATAGAAATTCTCCCGTTTGTTAATTCAACATCATAATCTAACCCTGCTTCACTAAAAGCAGTTTGGACTTGTTCTACATCTTTAATTGTCATGATTGACATAAAATTATCCTCCTAATATACAAAGTTGGGGTAATTAAAACAAACACAATTTGATTTTAGATTTCCTTAAATCGTATCTGGATCAATATTTAACTCTCTCAATTTTGCGGCTAACCTTTGAGATTTTTCATTTGATATTTTCGCTTTTTCTGCTTCCATTGCTGCTCTTGTTGTTTCCATCTCTGCGCTTTCTTCCGGTGTAGGAACTAAAACTCCTAATGATGTAAAATATCTTAATAAACCTTCATGAATTCCTAAATATAACCCCAATTCTTCACTCCATAAATGTCCTTTTTCATTAGGTTGTAAGGGTTGATATTTGCCACTGATTAAATTAAATCCTGCAAATTCCAATGTATAAGGATCAAACCAAAAATAATCAGGTGTACGGAAAGTATCTTGATAAAGTAGTTTTTTAGTTTCTCTATCAGTTTTAGCTGTGGTTGGTGAAAGAATTTCGACAATGACATGAGGATATTTGCCATTTTCTTCCCACACTACCCAACTTTTTCTAGT
The DNA window shown above is from Anabaena sp. WA102 and carries:
- a CDS encoding Uma2 family endonuclease gives rise to the protein MSIMTIKDVEQVQTAFSEAGLDYDVELTNGRISIVGPSDIVSSEISSRLIAFLFAWVNPRRLGRVFDSAGGFILPDSNLTAPDVSFVRAARLRQSPRYFGELVPDLVVQIKSQSDRIKPLVTKILNFVELGAVMGILIDPDEETVTVYRHQGEPTILNNGDILTLPELFPGWELAVSELWPPIFTEEEIEG
- a CDS encoding Uma2 family endonuclease, whose translation is MMITQALELQTNTSEDIIFPPSDLYSDEPPVETELHLEQIMLLIKSLKWLWKERTDFYAVGNLSIYYSPHQKKSEDVRGPDFFVVLGTERKTRKSWVVWEENGKYPHVIVEILSPTTAKTDRETKKLLYQDTFRTPDYFWFDPYTLEFAGFNLISGKYQPLQPNEKGHLWSEELGLYLGIHEGLLRYFTSLGVLVPTPEESAEMETTRAAMEAEKAKISNEKSQRLAAKLRELNIDPDTI